Proteins co-encoded in one Paracoccus aestuarii genomic window:
- a CDS encoding protein-disulfide reductase DsbD domain-containing protein — protein MTHPNRLSAPLIAALILPLPALADLPPGLASARLLPGWTGDDGGRIAALELVLEPGWKTYWRSPGDTGLPPHFAWEGSANLDHARLHWPAPQAIRSGAVLEMGYHDRLVLPFTALPADPDQPIDLALQVSLGLCESICVPAHLDLVAPPPAPQPDPAILEALALEPQRLEDGPACTIAPIADGMQVTMTLPVPQVTLAAIELDDRPEIWVSGAEIHPGPDGPVARVDMVGPEGGPFDLDPQALRLTVIAEDGATEQSGCAD, from the coding sequence CCTGATCGCCGCCCTGATCCTGCCCTTGCCCGCGCTGGCCGATCTGCCGCCGGGGCTGGCCTCGGCGCGGCTGCTGCCGGGCTGGACCGGTGATGACGGCGGGCGCATCGCCGCGCTGGAGCTGGTGCTGGAGCCCGGCTGGAAGACCTATTGGCGCAGCCCCGGCGATACCGGCCTGCCGCCGCATTTCGCGTGGGAGGGGTCGGCGAACCTGGATCACGCCCGGCTGCACTGGCCCGCCCCGCAGGCGATCCGGTCCGGCGCGGTGCTGGAGATGGGCTATCACGACCGCCTGGTCCTGCCCTTCACCGCCCTGCCCGCCGATCCCGACCAGCCCATCGACCTGGCGCTGCAGGTCAGCCTGGGGCTGTGCGAATCCATCTGCGTGCCCGCCCATCTGGACCTCGTCGCCCCGCCCCCGGCCCCGCAGCCCGACCCCGCCATCCTGGAGGCCCTGGCCTTGGAGCCGCAGCGGCTGGAGGATGGGCCCGCCTGCACCATCGCCCCCATCGCCGACGGGATGCAGGTCACCATGACCCTGCCCGTCCCCCAGGTGACGCTGGCCGCGATCGAGCTGGACGACCGCCCCGAGATCTGGGTCTCGGGCGCGGAGATCCATCCCGGCCCGGACGGTCCGGTGGCCCGGGTGGACATGGTTGGCCCCGAAGGCGGCCCCTTCGATCTGGACCCGCAGGCCCTGCGGCTGACGGTGATCGCCGAGGACGGGGCCACGGAACAGTCAGGCTGCGCGGACTGA